GCCCATGCATGGCTGCTGGTTGGCGAAGTTTCTTCTGGTGCTGTTGTTGGCTAAGTTGCTTGCGGTTTAGTGGTGAGGTCCATGGAATCCCTCACGAATGAGTGGGGAGAAAGATTGCAAAGCTTGAGGTTCACTCAACAACGTGTGGTGGCAACCACTAGCGTCTCTAGTCTCAAACACAATGATTCAAGGGAGACACTGAGTGGGAATTTCTGTAGCAAAATGTTTTATAAGCGTGCGATTTACAGAACGAAATGTCTAACATGGATGGTGAATTTTGgtgaagaagagagagattAAAATTGGGGCGCATGTTCTTCAGAACGTGGTAGAAGTGGAGTGACCCAGCAGGCAGGCCCTGGGGACTAGAGCCCGGGTTTCGCATGTTGTTTCTCTATGCGTCATGGGCTGTTTCTCCACGATTATGGGCCGACAAAAgctgcaaaaaaattgcatgcaaAAGCGAGTTTGATAAGACGAGATTGAGTGTGGGTAACTCTACAGACTCCGCATGATGATCTATTTGTCCCAAAatgaaaggagaaaaaatCACATGATGATCTGATGATGATCCCTCAACGTCCCTATGCTCACAAAGTTTATATCGAATCAATGGAACACATCAGCGTCCACGATGATTTCCATCACAGATTCACAGGACACGTGAATTATTGGTTTTTCCAGCTTTTATCTCTTTGAAAATATGTGCAGTTACTTGGACAGTAGCAGCATGGGGCTGGAAATGGCTTGGATGGCCACTGCTCATTTTTTCATGGATCGCAAACTGTTAACAAAAAGTGGCAAGTGCTCAGCGCATTGACCCAAATAGCATCGCAAAAACTTCACAAACACTGGTATCACAAAGAAGATCACTGGCCAATCCACTGGAGTCTAAGAAATACCACTCTTGTCCTTCGAGACTTGTAAAGCTGAAAACGGGGCCCCAAACCCACTAACCCAGCAAGCAAATACTTCCAAATACAGATAAAATTAGCCTCAGCAAATGTTACAATGCCGTATTACTCAACAGCATCTATCTCAAGTTAAGAGCATACTGCTATACCTAAATTAAAAGCTAGGCTATGGAAAAAAGGGGCTACTACAGTGTCGGCGGGTTTCTGAAGCTGCATATGTCAGTCTGCCAGGCTATCAAGGAAGCCCTGCAGCTCCCTCAAGCCTTCTGCAGATATACTTCTCTGTACGCGAGGCCTGGGAGCTGTTAGGACAGGGGGTGGCCTAGAGTCGAAGCAGACGACAACTACAGAAAGGTTATCGCCACTCTTCCTCTTGATGGCCTCGTCAACTAATTCTTTACAGCAAGCAACAGGGTCGTTGTGCTCTTGGAGTCTCCGGCGTGCAAAGTCTACTGCATTTTGGCTGCGGAATACATCCCAGATTCCGTCACACCCAATGATCATGAACTCATCCTCCTCGGTAAGATTCCTCGTCATCACCTCAGGCTCTGCGCTAAGAGGCCCAAGACCATCGCATGCTTTCACTCCTTCCATGTGCCAGTCCCCGATTGCTCTCGCAACATTGAGCAGCCCATTCAGGTATCCATCGTAAACATAACCACCGGATGCTTCAATGCGCATCTTCTCTCTGCTGCAAGATGGCTTGTGGTCCCTGGACATCTCAATCGCCTTTCCACGGCAACATAGTACTGCTCTACAATCACCAGCATTTGCCACCAGAAGTGACCTGTCAATCATGCAGAGACGGTTAAAATAAAAGTTATGTGGAAGCACATAATTTAAGAGGTCATGCTATCAAAACCATGGACAAATGCGATGAAAGAACTAATTCAtataaagaaaaggaaaaacctgGTAAAAAGAAATTAGAAATAGAAGGATGCACTGAATTGTTCAGAAAACGAATAGGTGATGCACGTATTACTCGTTGAAGAAGCAAATCACATGTATATTAATCTGCCAACACatttcacatgcatgcaaagaaCAGTATAAGTTTCAATGTCCAAAGAAGAGAAACTGGCATCAGCGGAAAGTGATGTTCACATGCATGAAtacaagaaaaacatgatCACAAATACATATTGCTCACTAAAGTCTAAAGGAGCAAAGCATATGTATAAACCTTCATCGGGCTTCACGTGAATGCAAGGAATAGGAaaacttgtactccctccatcccatattaagtgacgaaatattacatgtatctctagacactttttgggtatagatacatccatatttgggcaaatttgagtcacttaatatagggcggagggagtagttaacaAGATTTAAAACTGGATATGTGGGAAAGTGAAGCGCAGAATGCACATGATAATTCATTTGCAGAACAGGAAACAAAACAGGAAATGTAAGGCCATAACAGGACTACAGGAGTAATAACAAGTAGTTATACAACTTGAAATAGTAGTTTAACAGAAATGCTATAGAATAACTTAACACAACTGTACAAGACTTATAGTTGCATAGGTTAGGACATTACCTCCCAATGACGAGTGCAGCAAGTGCAGTCGTGCCAGATTCAAGAGAAGAGTTCGCAGAGCAAGCATCTGCAAAAGCAGCATCAATCTGTAAGAATGCCGATGACACAGCTTTCTCTATTTCCCCAGGAAAACCATCATCCTCAACGATGAACCTTGGCAAATTGCTGCACACGAAGTCAGCAGCATGATTTCCACCATGTCCATCAAAAACCTAAAACATTCAAACCGTGTGAAGGGTTACATACACAGGAAATGCCTGTCAGATGCACAGAAGTGCTCTTCCAGTAGAGAATTGATAATTgataagagtaaaatacaccactagtcatAAACTCGGAagaaatgaacactttagtccacgaactcagaAAACGCAAAGAGATATCCATGAACTCATGTTAGTGATACACATTAGTCAGGAAAACGGTTTGAGAAGTCTAAAAGTGGACACGTGGCACGATCCTAAACCGCGGCTTGTAGCTAGGTTCGTGCCACATGTCCACCTTTTACCTttccgaaccgtttttggactaatcTGTACCACTAACACGAATTCATGGATCTATGTGTGCGTTTTCTGACTTcatggactaaagtgttcatttccTCCAAGTTTATGGagtagtggtgtattttactcaattGATAATGTTCCCTCCAATCATGAATTGACTAAATTATGTAACAATATTACAAACATCAAGACAGAAAATTGATCCTGATATACTAGCATAAAAGCATACCCCATAAAATGAGCTGGGCCCTTCTTCACAGTTTTCAGGTCCAAAATCTTGCAAGAAGTTATCACAGCAAATGTAGGCATCCTCCATTGTGCTCCTTGACCCAATATCAGCCCAGCCTCCAGATCGTACAACCGGGATAAATTCACCATCCACGTTTTCAAAAATTCTGCCAGTTTCAGATCTTGTGTTGTCCAAAGGACTCCTCACCTGCAAAATCAGTGCCAAAAAGCAAAGTTACACGGATTTCATTATGAAGTGGTTCAAGCACTGAAGCTAAATGTTTACACCTATCATGCATATACTAATAGTGTTCATCACAGgaaggcaaaaaaaagggaCCCCATTTGAGTACGTGATTGAAAAAGTCATAGCATTGTGACAGGAGTGTTCGTCTCCCTCCCATGTGAATTCAATGTGACGTGATAATGCTTTCACTGGTTGCTGGCCTTAAAGAAGCAGTAATGTGCCGGTATCAGCCAAGTACACAATACAGTCAGTACAAATATTTTCTTATCGTTCCTTTGGTAGGGCAATGAGAAATGAATGTCATACATGAACAAACGGGGTTTGTTTGAATTACTGAAAAAAACGATAGTCCTTAGTTCTATCGTATTAAACAAATCACCTTTGCCAGGCTTCTAGTTCTATGAAGAAACATTGTTCAATACGATAGAACTAAGGACTATGTTTTTTCAGTTATTCAAACAAACCCCGAGTAGAATAATaagataaaacaaaaaattgcagcagAGGATGAAATCAAGTCAAACTACCATTTAGCAAATTCCTAGAAATGTAGCATGTAAGAGAGCTTAGGAGTTTTTCAACTGTTATTTAAGAGGCTATAGGCTCTGTTTGGCATTGCAGTGGCTTTCCAAAGCACCatcatatttttatttatttgaactaaaacaacgacaagaatttaggaacggagggggTAGACACTAGCATAGTACCCGTGC
This is a stretch of genomic DNA from Brachypodium distachyon strain Bd21 chromosome 1, Brachypodium_distachyon_v3.0, whole genome shotgun sequence. It encodes these proteins:
- the LOC100820883 gene encoding probable protein phosphatase 2C 57; translation: MEELRIGGGGGGRPPIPSSARRSVLSRHASFVRSPLDNTRSETGRIFENVDGEFIPVVRSGGWADIGSRSTMEDAYICCDNFLQDFGPENCEEGPSSFYGVFDGHGGNHAADFVCSNLPRFIVEDDGFPGEIEKAVSSAFLQIDAAFADACSANSSLESGTTALAALVIGRSLLVANAGDCRAVLCCRGKAIEMSRDHKPSCSREKMRIEASGGYVYDGYLNGLLNVARAIGDWHMEGVKACDGLGPLSAEPEVMTRNLTEEDEFMIIGCDGIWDVFRSQNAVDFARRRLQEHNDPVACCKELVDEAIKRKSGDNLSVVVVCFDSRPPPVLTAPRPRVQRSISAEGLRELQGFLDSLAD